From a single Miscanthus floridulus cultivar M001 chromosome 8, ASM1932011v1, whole genome shotgun sequence genomic region:
- the LOC136473024 gene encoding dihydroneopterin aldolase 1-like, giving the protein MAEEAATTGCGGDKLILRGLQFHGFHGVLKEERTLGQKFVVDIDAWMDLAAAGESDSIADTVSYTDIYGIAKDVVEGTPHNLLESVAHSIAKATLLKFPQISAVRVKVGKPHVAVQGVLDYLGVEITRHRKKV; this is encoded by the exons ATGGCGGAGGAGGCGGCGACGACGGGTTGCGGCGGCGACAAGCTCATCCTGCGCGGCCTGCAGTTCCACGGCTTCCACGGCGTCCTGAAGGAGGAGCGGACGCTGGGACAGAAGTTCGTCGTCGACATCGACGCCTGGATggacctcgccgccgccggcgagtcCGACAGCATCGCTGACACCGTCAGCTACACCGACATCTACGG CATTGCTAAGGATGTTGTCGAAGGCACGCCACACAACCTCTTGGAGTCGGTGGCTCACTCGATCGCAAAGGCCACACTGCTCAAGTTCCCTCAGATCTCTGCAGTCCGAGTGAAGGTTGGCAAGCCTCACGTCGCAGTGCAAGGCGTCCTGGACTATCTGGGCGTGGAGATAACGAGGCACAGAAAGAAAGTTTGA
- the LOC136473023 gene encoding YTH domain-containing protein ECT3-like isoform X2, whose amino-acid sequence MVHAAVSRSQGPAESPELQLNALRVLFGSMDRQEPVANVEQKIGLSEKPKEQPVASKDEKAAVPPISVDSNAIDLPSEGQTQAGTSNMDGGHNGAHNFYASQAQPFYYQGSRYENPPQEWDTYPPYMSVEGLEVGPPVVYNEDPSLMFHGGYGYEPYAHYSPIATPVPTAVSGDGQLYSPQQFSFSAPYYQQSVTPGMPYLSSPTPISQGDTNTMMPIDPTQGAFIADTLSPNSFLFGPRPEWFRSSEGTGSFPSPAASPQPSSGVPGTYGQSNFPMASGMASPHQRPFYGLGSTTDSYGRGFSHGGMFPQASNYGGSFTSFGLNGRSSISIEKGRRRGRGNALICSCNGPLDFLNEQSRGPRATKPKKQPEVDSKDEKATTGVGRESYNRPDFVTEYTNARFFIIKSYSEDNVHKSVKYGVWASTTNGNKKLDLAYREAKEKEEHCPIFLLFSVNASAQFCGVAEMIGPVDFEKSVDYWQQDKWTGQFPVKWHIVKDVPNNLFRHIILENNDNKPVTNSRDTQEVKLEQGLEMLKIFKNHDDDASILDDFDFYEEREKALQENKARLHQQHLPSSIVVEPKKPLTVPTDLVGHITKSFAQAVRLGEAKTVSPLAEKVSGSDSSIPVKPVEVKQSGLS is encoded by the exons ATGGTGCATGCTGCTGTTTCACGCAGCCAAGGTCCGGCGGAATCGCCCGAGCTTCAGCTTAACGCATTGCGAGTCCTTTTCG GCTCTATGGATAGGCAGGAGCCAGTAGCCAATGTCGAACAAAAGATAGGTCTCTCTGAGAAGCCTAAGGAGCAG CCTGTTGCCAGTAAGGATGAGAAAGCAGCTGTGCCGCCAATTTCAGTTGATTCAAATGCTATCGATCTACCAAGTGAAGGCCAAACCCAAGCTGGCACATCCAACATGGATGGGGGCCATAATGGTGCACACAACTTCTATGCTTCTCAGGCACAGCCATTCTATTACCAAG GCTCCAGATATGAAAACCCTCCACAAGAATGGGACACATATCCTCCCTACATGAGTGTTGAAGGATTGGAAGTGGGCCCACCA GTTGTATACAATGAGGACCCCTCATTGATGTTCCATGGTGGCTATGGTTATGAGCCATATGCTCATTATTCTCCTATTGCAACACCTGTACCGACTGCTGTTAGTGGAGATGGTCAGCTCTACTCCCCTCAGCAGTTCTCCTTCTCGGCTCCTTACTACCAGCAGTCAGTAACACCTGGCATGCCATATTTAAGCTCTCCTACTCCAATATCACAGGGTGATACAAATACAATGATGCCGATTGACCCAACACAAGGAGCTTTTATCGCTGATACCCTGAGTCCAAATAGCTTCCTGTTTGGCCCAAGACCTG AATGGTTCAGATCTTCAGAAGGAACTGGGTCATTTCCATCACCTGCAGCTTCACCTCAACCTTCTAGTGGTGTTCCAGGGACCTATGGCCAAAGCAACTTTCCAATGGCTTCAGGAATG GCATCGCCTCACCAGAGGCCCTTCTATGGTTTGGGATCCACAACTGACTCCTATGGAAGGGGTTTCTCACATGGTGGAATGTTCCCACAGGCCAGTAATTATGGGGGATCCTTCACCAGCTTTGGCCTTAATGGTAGAAGTTCGATCTCGATCGAGAAAGGGCGCAGGAGGGGAAGGGGTAATGCACTTATTTGCAGCTGCAATGGCCCACTTGACTTTCTTAACGAGCAAAGTCGGGGTCCACGTGCTACTAAGCCTAAGAAGCAACCAGAGGTTGACAGTAAGGATGAGAAGGCTACTACAGGAGTTGGTCGTGAGTCATACAACAGGCCTGACTTTGTTACAGAGTACACGAATGCCAGGTTTTTCATCATAAAATCATACAGTGAAGATAATGTGCACAAGAGTGTAAAATATGGTGTTTGGGCTAGCACCACAAATGGAAACAAGAAACTGGACTTAGCCTATCGTGAAGCTAAGGAGAAGGAAGAGCACTGTCCCATTTTTCTGTTATTTTCG GTGAATGCCAGTGCACAATTCTGTGGTGTTGCTGAGATGATTGGACCAGTGGACTTTGAGAAAAGTGTGGATTACTGGCAGCAAGATAAGTGGACTGGTCAATTCCCTGTGAAGTGGCACATAGTGAAGGATGTCCCCAATAATCTTTTCCGGCATATAATTCTTGAAAACAATGACAATAAACCCGTAACAAATAGCCGAGATACACAGGAG GTGAAACTAGAGCAAGGACTGGAGATGCTGAAGATCTTTAAGAACCATGATGATGATGCATCAATCCTTGATGACTTTGACTTTTATGAGGAGCGTGAGAAAGCGCTGCAGGAAAATAAGGCACGCCTGCATCAGCAACATCTACCCAGTTCTATTGTTGTTGAGCCCAAGAAACCCTTGACTGTACCCACTGACCTCGTGGGCCATATCACCAAGAGTTTTGCTCAGGCTGTGCGGCTTGGTGAGGCCAAGACTGTAAGCCCTTTGGCTGAGAAAGTTTCTGGCAGCGATTCGTCTATTCCTGTGAAGCCTGTTGAAGTTAAGCAGAGTGGTTTATCTTAG
- the LOC136473023 gene encoding YTH domain-containing protein ECT1-like isoform X1, with protein sequence MDRQEPVANVEQKIGLSEKPKEQPVASKDEKAAVPPISVDSNAIDLPSEGQTQAGTSNMDGGHNGAHNFYASQAQPFYYQGSRYENPPQEWDTYPPYMSVEGLEVGPPVVYNEDPSLMFHGGYGYEPYAHYSPIATPVPTAVSGDGQLYSPQQFSFSAPYYQQSVTPGMPYLSSPTPISQGDTNTMMPIDPTQGAFIADTLSPNSFLFGPRPEWFRSSEGTGSFPSPAASPQPSSGVPGTYGQSNFPMASGMASPHQRPFYGLGSTTDSYGRGFSHGGMFPQASNYGGSFTSFGLNGRSSISIEKGRRRGRGNALICSCNGPLDFLNEQSRGPRATKPKKQPEVDSKDEKATTGVGRESYNRPDFVTEYTNARFFIIKSYSEDNVHKSVKYGVWASTTNGNKKLDLAYREAKEKEEHCPIFLLFSVNASAQFCGVAEMIGPVDFEKSVDYWQQDKWTGQFPVKWHIVKDVPNNLFRHIILENNDNKPVTNSRDTQEVKLEQGLEMLKIFKNHDDDASILDDFDFYEEREKALQENKARLHQQHLPSSIVVEPKKPLTVPTDLVGHITKSFAQAVRLGEAKTVSPLAEKVSGSDSSIPVKPVEVKQSGLS encoded by the exons ATGGATAGGCAGGAGCCAGTAGCCAATGTCGAACAAAAGATAGGTCTCTCTGAGAAGCCTAAGGAGCAG CCTGTTGCCAGTAAGGATGAGAAAGCAGCTGTGCCGCCAATTTCAGTTGATTCAAATGCTATCGATCTACCAAGTGAAGGCCAAACCCAAGCTGGCACATCCAACATGGATGGGGGCCATAATGGTGCACACAACTTCTATGCTTCTCAGGCACAGCCATTCTATTACCAAG GCTCCAGATATGAAAACCCTCCACAAGAATGGGACACATATCCTCCCTACATGAGTGTTGAAGGATTGGAAGTGGGCCCACCA GTTGTATACAATGAGGACCCCTCATTGATGTTCCATGGTGGCTATGGTTATGAGCCATATGCTCATTATTCTCCTATTGCAACACCTGTACCGACTGCTGTTAGTGGAGATGGTCAGCTCTACTCCCCTCAGCAGTTCTCCTTCTCGGCTCCTTACTACCAGCAGTCAGTAACACCTGGCATGCCATATTTAAGCTCTCCTACTCCAATATCACAGGGTGATACAAATACAATGATGCCGATTGACCCAACACAAGGAGCTTTTATCGCTGATACCCTGAGTCCAAATAGCTTCCTGTTTGGCCCAAGACCTG AATGGTTCAGATCTTCAGAAGGAACTGGGTCATTTCCATCACCTGCAGCTTCACCTCAACCTTCTAGTGGTGTTCCAGGGACCTATGGCCAAAGCAACTTTCCAATGGCTTCAGGAATG GCATCGCCTCACCAGAGGCCCTTCTATGGTTTGGGATCCACAACTGACTCCTATGGAAGGGGTTTCTCACATGGTGGAATGTTCCCACAGGCCAGTAATTATGGGGGATCCTTCACCAGCTTTGGCCTTAATGGTAGAAGTTCGATCTCGATCGAGAAAGGGCGCAGGAGGGGAAGGGGTAATGCACTTATTTGCAGCTGCAATGGCCCACTTGACTTTCTTAACGAGCAAAGTCGGGGTCCACGTGCTACTAAGCCTAAGAAGCAACCAGAGGTTGACAGTAAGGATGAGAAGGCTACTACAGGAGTTGGTCGTGAGTCATACAACAGGCCTGACTTTGTTACAGAGTACACGAATGCCAGGTTTTTCATCATAAAATCATACAGTGAAGATAATGTGCACAAGAGTGTAAAATATGGTGTTTGGGCTAGCACCACAAATGGAAACAAGAAACTGGACTTAGCCTATCGTGAAGCTAAGGAGAAGGAAGAGCACTGTCCCATTTTTCTGTTATTTTCG GTGAATGCCAGTGCACAATTCTGTGGTGTTGCTGAGATGATTGGACCAGTGGACTTTGAGAAAAGTGTGGATTACTGGCAGCAAGATAAGTGGACTGGTCAATTCCCTGTGAAGTGGCACATAGTGAAGGATGTCCCCAATAATCTTTTCCGGCATATAATTCTTGAAAACAATGACAATAAACCCGTAACAAATAGCCGAGATACACAGGAG GTGAAACTAGAGCAAGGACTGGAGATGCTGAAGATCTTTAAGAACCATGATGATGATGCATCAATCCTTGATGACTTTGACTTTTATGAGGAGCGTGAGAAAGCGCTGCAGGAAAATAAGGCACGCCTGCATCAGCAACATCTACCCAGTTCTATTGTTGTTGAGCCCAAGAAACCCTTGACTGTACCCACTGACCTCGTGGGCCATATCACCAAGAGTTTTGCTCAGGCTGTGCGGCTTGGTGAGGCCAAGACTGTAAGCCCTTTGGCTGAGAAAGTTTCTGGCAGCGATTCGTCTATTCCTGTGAAGCCTGTTGAAGTTAAGCAGAGTGGTTTATCTTAG